The following proteins are co-located in the Toxotes jaculatrix isolate fToxJac2 chromosome 9, fToxJac2.pri, whole genome shotgun sequence genome:
- the zgc:162608 gene encoding apolipoprotein A-IV, whose amino-acid sequence MHLKIAIYVLSFLTISAYPLHRNTREAVWADSKSNQAHDKTDLTKDVDKIYKSHIDSSSLYNQEDEDNKNPVAEEMQRKLNMESERLRNRLRQELAELQERLSPSPAHLSTTLASMRERLAPLTQQLQSSLSSNTQDLCGQLSLYLQGLETAEAQAEASPALYQEAFHWMTQTLEHSSSKLADIISDFQTKTVGVIEHLKEISASEEESAKSELWQVMSSRLGQEVSSLRVETQSRVGALKAELATLLETAQPLKADMTASMEQFCQNAALQSQVFQARIEKLFQELEEELKVQRASSLFLSSSSSSIQPGGSLQEDFSVKLSALIQDIMHSVQ is encoded by the exons atgcaTCTAAAAATCGCGATTTACGTCCTGTCATTCTTGACAATTTCAG CATACCCACTCCACCGTAACACCAGGGAAGCAGTTTGGGCTGATTCAAAGTCCAACCAGGCTCATGACAAGACAGACCTCACAAAGGATGTGGA TAAGATCTACAAGAGTCACATAGACAGCAGTAGCCTTTACAACCAAGAAGATGAGGACAACAAAAACCCTGTGGCAGAGGAGATGCAACGCAAACTCAACATGGAGTCAGAGCGTCTGCGTAACCGTCTACGCCAAGAGCTGGCTGAGCTGCAGGAGAGATTGTCCCCATCTCCAGCCCACCTCAGCACCACTCTGGCCAGCATGAGGGAGCGCTTGGCTCCCCTGACCCAGCAGCTCCAGAGCTCCCTCAGCAGTAACACTCAAGATCTGTGTGGCCAACTGAGCCTCTATCTGCAGGGCCTGGAGACAGCAGAGGCCCAGGCAGAGGCCAGTCCGGCTCTCTACCAGGAAGCCTTCCACTGGATGACACAAACCCTGGAGCACAGCAGCTCCAAGCTGGCTGACATCATCAGCGACTTCCAAACTAAAACTGTTGGGGTGATCGAACATCTGAAAGAGATCAGTGCTAGTGAGGAGGAGTCAGCCAAGTCGGAGCTCTGGCAGGTAATGAGCTCCAGGTTGGGACAGGAAGTGAGCTCACTGAGGGTGGAGACACAAAGCAGGGTGGGGGCTCTCAAAGCAGAGCTCGCTACTCTGCTAGAAACAGCACAACCACTTAAAGCCGACATGACAGCCAGTATGGAGCAGTTCTGCCAAAATGCAGCCCTGCAGAGCCAGGTGTTTCAGGCCCGGATAGAGAAACTATTTCAGGAACTAGAAGAGGAGCTGAAGGTCCAAAGAGCCTCCAGtctgtttctttcctcttcctcctcatccatACAGCCTGGTGGCTCTTTGCAGGAGGACTTCTCAGTTAAACTCTCTGCTCTGATCCAGGACATTATGCATTCAGTGCAGTGA
- the laynb gene encoding chondrolectin, whose product MDFMKLFGTVIAVLFHPGSASKISGQRICRRGTERPCYKVSYIQDSRRRLTFEDARQACRLDGGELLSIETESEQRLIERFIQQLQAGDGDFWIGLRRSPQRYRAGTTSPGCPSQYYWLDGSKAKFRNWHWDEPSCGGEMCVVLYHQPSAPPDEEGHFLFKWNDNNCNSKNNFVCKYPEEKGPVFTNEGNTAHAVPSLRPNLFSTTESDERVKIALPESSVSLSDNTLYVSYILYATIPALLLLLFVAAGFFCYKQHAKRRKTETESYPSRSKPWTPTTASLCPVQGPYAFSDITKLPHTALDSSMPADIMTKYSCAPSQFDDYENVSCTDRESGFVTNDIYETCRAQSRRCRSQTGWVENEIYG is encoded by the exons ATGGATTTTATGAAGCTGTTTGGCACTGTTATCGCCGTTTTGTTCCACCCTGGATCCGCTTCTAAAATAAGTG GCCAAAGGATCTGCCGGCGTGGGACAGAGCGGCCATGCTACAAGGTGTCCTACATCCAGGACAGCAGGCGGAGGCTGACCTTTGAGGATGCCAGGCAGGCCTGCAGGTTGGATGGAGGCGAGCTGCTCAGCATTGAAACAGAAAGTGAGCAGCGACTGATAGAGAGGTTCATACAACAGCTGCAGGCTGGAGATGGAGACTTCTGGATCGGGCTCCGCCGAAGTCCGCAGCGCTACAGGGCAGGGACCACAAGCCCAGGATGTCCCTCGCAGTACTATTGGCTGGATGGAAGCAAGGCCAAGTTTAg GAACTGGCATTGGGATGAACCTTCGTGCGGTGGTGAAATGTGTGTGGTTCTGTACCACCAGCCATCTGCACCGCCTGACGAAgaaggtcatttcctgtttaaatgGAATGACAACAACTGCAACTCCAAGAACAACTTTGTCTGCAAATACCCAGAAG AAAAAGGACCAGTATTTACTAATGAAGGGAACACGGCACATGCAG TTCCATCTCTGAGGCCAAACTTATTCTCAACTACAGAAAGTGATGAGAGGGTAAAAATAGCACTTCCTGAGTCATCtg TATCCCTCTCAGACAACACCCTGTATGTGTCCTACATCCTTTATGCAACTATTCctgctctcctgctgctgctgtttgtagcTGCTGGGTTCTTTTGCTACAAACAGCATGCTAAGAG gaggaagacagaaacagaaagctaTCCCAGCAGATCAAAACCATGGACGCCAACGACAGCTTCACTTTGCCCAGTACAAGGACCTTATGCCTTTAGTGACATTACCAAACTGCCTCACACTGCTCTGGACAGCAGCATGCCAGCAGACATCATGACGAAGTACTCCTGCGCTCCCTCCCAGTTTGACGATTATGAGAATGTGtcatgcacagacagagagagcggtTTTGTGACCAATGACATCTATGAGACCTGCAGAGCTCAAAGCCGGCGCTGCCGCAGTCAGACTGGTTGGGTAGAAAACGAGATCTATGGATAA
- the LOC121186716 gene encoding zona pellucida-like domain-containing protein 1, whose protein sequence is MALCLCLPLLVVLLQPALCLYNCSSEYERTPDNSDLTVDCGTSMITLEINLCTAQWAGFNTTDLALNGNHNNSECQGSVDTTADPPIIRYKLPVNHSLDNPCRQSLQIMDEVPDPTGPFSSFLSIQSVIITGYIDTPKSDQGVISYSTDLYYHFSCRYPLEYLINNTQIVASSVSVATSDNNGTFIDTLKMAVFNDSDYGYPLVVPPTGLELRTKIYVEVKAVNLTGNFHVLLDHCFSTPTPYNMSHSEQHNFFTGCSVDQRTSVTSNGLSKVARFNFEAFRFVQHRDQAKSSIYLHCILRLCEPSKCQDLLSACNPRSKRSLTPFGEESRESATVSVGPLYTAREDMPYAAAYGNDMASEKDDVNVTGLVVGVVFGSAAAALLVLGGWFVLKKFYWVGGLPHAFD, encoded by the exons ATGGCTCTTTgcctttgtctccctctgctggttgtGCTCTTGCAGCCTGCTTTGTGTCTCTACAACTGCTCCTCTGAGTATGAGAGGACCCCAG ACAATTCAGACCTGACAGTTGATTGTGGCACCAGTATGATCACCCTGGAGATCAACCTGTGCACGGCTCAGTGGGCAGGCTTTAACACCACAGACCTGGCTCTAAATGGGAACCACAACAATTCTGAGTGCCAGGGCTCTGTCGACACAACTGCTGACCCTCCAATCATCCGCTACAAGCTTCCTGTTAACCACAGTCTGGATAACCCCTGTCGCCAGTCTCTGCAG ATTATGGATGAGGTCCCGGATCCCACAGGTCCCTTCAGCAGCTTTCTAAGCATCCAGTCAGTTATCATCACAGGATACATTGACACACCCAAATCTGACCAGGGGGTGATCAGCTATTCCACAGACCTCTACTATCACTTCTCCTGCCGCTACCCGCTGGAGTACCTGATCAACAACACGCAGATTGTGGC CTCCTCAGTCTCGGTGGCGACCAGCGATAATAATGGAACCTTCATTGATACACTAAAAAtggctgtttttaat GACTCTGACTATGGTTATCCTTTAGTGGTACCTCCAACAGGACTTGAGCTACGAACCAAGATCTATGTGGAGGTCAAGGCTGTTAACCTCACAGGAAA CTTCCATGtactgctggatcactgcttcAGTACTCCCACTCCTTACAACATGTCACACAGTGAGCAGCACAACTTCTTCACTGG CTGTTCAGTGGACCAAAGGACATCTGTGACAAGCAACGGCCTTTCCAAGGTTGCCCGGTTCAACTTTGAGGCCTTCCGCTTTGTTCAGCACCGTGACCAGGCAAAGTCCAGCATCTATCTGCACTGCATACTGAGGCTCTGTGAGCCTAGTAAATGTCAAGACCTGCTGTCT GCCTGTAATCCCAGAAGTAAAAGATCTTTGACTCCTTTCGGAGAAGAAAGCAGAGAATCAGCCACTGTCTCAGTCGGACCTCTTTACACAGCTCGAGAAG ACATGCCCTACGCAGCTGCCTATG GTAATGACATGGCATCGGAGAAAGATGACGTGAACGTGACGGGCctggtggtgggggtggtgttTGGCTCGGCTGCCGCCGCCTTGCTGGTTCTGGGTGGCTGGTTTGTCCTGAAGAAGTTTTATTGGGTGGGAGGATTGCCTCATGCctttgactga